The window TATGTTTAAATGTAGCTCACAAAAATCTTGTAATCAATTGGAGGGATTTCATGGTTGACGTGTGGCTTCCCTACGGGAAAACCGAGGTTTGTGCAAGAATACCTACCAGAAACTTCTTGGGCACCATAGAACCGAAAGAAAAGACTGGGGTGCCAGATCCCCGAGTTGAGGTTGAAAGAGCCCTAAGAAAACCCATCGGCACTAAACAATTGAGCGAAATTGCAAAGCCTGGTGACAAAGTAGCCATAGTAGTTGACGACTCAACCCGAGTAACTCCAAGTTATTTGATGGTTCCTCCATTGTTAGACGAACTTAACAAGGCTGGAGTGAAAGATGGAGATGTTACGGTTATTTTCGGCTGTGGCACCCATCGTGCTGTTAAGCCGGATGAGATGAAAAAACTTGTGGGCGAAGAAACCCTGAAAAGGGTGAGAGCAGTAAATCATGACTGCAACGTTAAGGATCAGGTTTTTTTGGGTAAGACATCTTTTGGAACTAAGGTTTACGTAAACAAGGTTTTTGCCGATGCTGATGTTAAAATTTTGGTGGGAGATGTTGACTTACATTATTATGCGGGGTATGGTGGTGGAAGGAAAAGTGTTCTGCCCGCTGTGTCAAGTGCAGAAACTATCCAGCATAATCACGCCATGCTTTTGCATCCAAAATCCAGAACAGGTGTGTTAGATGGCAATCCGGTGCATGAGGACATGGTTGAAGCAGCGAAACTCGCTAATGTGGATTTCATCTTAAACATTGTCACAAATAGCAAGCTGGAACTGGTTCAGGCGTTTGCAGGAGATTTGGAGCTAGCTTTTTATGAGGGTGTGAAACTTGTGGATGAAATGTATAAGGTGCCTATTGACAGAAGGGCGGACATCGTTGTTGTAAGCCCTGGTGGGCATCCACTTGATATTAATCTTTATCAAGCCTATAAGGGGGTTGACAACGCCCTCGAAGCAGTGAAAAGAGGTGGAGTCATCGTTTTGGTGGCGGAATGTCCAGAAGGGCATGGTCATGACGTTTTTCACGAGTGGATGACGAAGTTAAAAAACTTGAAGGCGATGGAGAAGGAGGTCAAGAAGCGTTTTCGTATAGGCGGGCATAAGGCTTACTACTTATTGAAGGCTTTGCAGAAGGCTAAGATTATCTTTGTTTCAGTCATGCCCGATTATTATGCCGTGAACCTGTTCAAGTTGAAAACTGCGAGAGTTGTGAACGACGCGTTGCGTGGTGCTTTTGACATTGTGGGCAAGAACGCTAAGGTTTGGGCCATGCCCCTTGGCAACCTTACGTTCCCAGTTGTAAAAAAAGCAGAGTAATGTGGGCAGCTGGGCTATTTATGCAGACGATGTTCACTTTGAGGCTGTTTAAACCTGCTGATTTAGAGCATGTGATACGTATAAACAAGTTATGTCTTCCTGAAAATTACTCGTCTCTCTTTTTTCTGGATTTGTATGAGCGTTTTCCGAAGACTTTCGTTGTTGGGGAAGAGGATGGGGAAGTGGTGGGTTATGTGATGTGTCGGATTGAAAAGCCTTTCCCGGGCGGCGGCTTGTTCAGAATTGCCAAGAGGGGGCATGTTATCTCTATCGCTGTTTTACCGAATTGTCGACGCCATGGTGTTGGATTTGCGTTGATGAAGGAGGCGATGAAGGCTATGGTTGAGTATGATGCGAAGGAGTGTGTTTTGGAGGTTCGGACGAGTAACACCGCGGGTGTGGGTCTCTACAGGAAGATGGGTTTTGGGGTTAAGCGGACGATTCGCGGTTATTATGCTGATGGTGAACCTGCCTGTGTGATGGTTAGGAAGCTGCCGTTTAAGCCTAGTAGTGTAACATAGAGAGAAAATCTTCTATTATTCAAACTTCGAAAAATTGACAGAGCCGAAATTGAATGATCTATTAAATCGGCTTATCGCGACGTGAACTTACGAAATGACAACGTAAAATAAGGGTTGTTCCTAAGTTTTTCTTGGTGCACTTTGTTGGGTCGATGCCAAATCTGCGGTAAACAGTCAAATCTAATCTCTAGCCGTCTCGGAGTTTGTTTACAGTGCATCCGAGAGAACCCAGAGCAAGCGCTTAAAATAACCGACAAAGTACACGCAGAAAGTCGAGAAACGTTTGGCTTTCCACCAAAACCGCCAAAACATCCGAACGGAATCTCATGCGGCATGTGTGCCAACAACTGCAAGATAGGCGTCGACGAGAAAGGCTTCTGCGGCCTAGTTTTCAACGTCAACGGTCGACTTGTTCGAAAAGGAGGGACCCCAGAAAAAGGTATTCTTCAATGGTATTATGACCCGCTGCCAACAAACTGCGTCGCATGGTGGTTTTGTCCAGGCTGTACAGGCGCAGGCTACCCAAAATACGCCTACAGACGCAGCGCAGAGAGAGGCTACTCAAACCTCGCCGTGTTCTACGGAGCATGCAGCATCGACTGCCTCTACTGCCAAAACTGGCACTACAGAAACCTAGCCGCAAAGCTTGAGCCGGTGATGAGTGCGAAGAGTCTGGCCGCTAAAGTAGACGCCCATGTCTCATGTATATGCTTTTTCGGTGGAGACCCATCAGTGCAGATGCCTCATACCCTGAAGACAAGTGAAATAGTATTAGAAAAGGCTAGGGAGGAAAAGCGCATCTTCAGAGTCTGCTGGGAAACAAACGGATACTGGAAAAAAGAGTTCGCACTAAGAGCCGCTGAGCTATCTTTCATCAGCGGAGGAGTCATCAAGTTCGACCTAAAGACGTGGGATGAAAACTTGAACAAAGCCCTTAGCGGAGTTTCAAACGTTCCTACGCTCAGAAGCTTCAAGATGATCGGCGAGAATTTCTTCAAGAAGCGTTCTGACCTGCCCGTCTTAACCGTCAGCACCCTTCTTATTCCAGGCTACGTGGACGCCGAGGGAGTTCGCAATTTGGCAAGTTTCATCGCAGAAGTAGATTCGAGAATCCCTTACACGCTCTTGGCCTTTTATCCACAATACGTAATGACAGATTTGCCTACAACAAGCCGAGAACTAGCCATCAAATGCCGCGATGCTGCTGAAGAATATCTGGAAAACGTTAGAATAGGAAATATACACTTACTTTCGTAATGTTATATCTGCTGAAAAATGTCATGCTATCCATAGAACTTCAGAATATGGTAAATTACCTTGTGGGAGTAACCATGCTCCCTTAAACATCTGTAGAGCTCAAAAGTTTCCTTATCCAATTCCCTGACCCACCAAGTAACTGATACATATGCGCAGACGTTTTGAATAAACGACTCCGAAGAAGATCGCTATAAGAGACAAAAGTAGAAACATTATTTCAATACGTCCTATAGATAGAGGAAGCGTCACATCCATAATTGTTTGGGAAATGGCAGACGGGTTTCCTACAAACGTGCAAACGCTTTTCGTCATA is drawn from Candidatus Bathyarchaeota archaeon and contains these coding sequences:
- a CDS encoding radical SAM protein encodes the protein MGRCQICGKQSNLISSRLGVCLQCIRENPEQALKITDKVHAESRETFGFPPKPPKHPNGISCGMCANNCKIGVDEKGFCGLVFNVNGRLVRKGGTPEKGILQWYYDPLPTNCVAWWFCPGCTGAGYPKYAYRRSAERGYSNLAVFYGACSIDCLYCQNWHYRNLAAKLEPVMSAKSLAAKVDAHVSCICFFGGDPSVQMPHTLKTSEIVLEKAREEKRIFRVCWETNGYWKKEFALRAAELSFISGGVIKFDLKTWDENLNKALSGVSNVPTLRSFKMIGENFFKKRSDLPVLTVSTLLIPGYVDAEGVRNLASFIAEVDSRIPYTLLAFYPQYVMTDLPTTSRELAIKCRDAAEEYLENVRIGNIHLLS
- a CDS encoding N-acetyltransferase; its protein translation is MWAAGLFMQTMFTLRLFKPADLEHVIRINKLCLPENYSSLFFLDLYERFPKTFVVGEEDGEVVGYVMCRIEKPFPGGGLFRIAKRGHVISIAVLPNCRRHGVGFALMKEAMKAMVEYDAKECVLEVRTSNTAGVGLYRKMGFGVKRTIRGYYADGEPACVMVRKLPFKPSSVT
- the larA gene encoding nickel-dependent lactate racemase, coding for MVDVWLPYGKTEVCARIPTRNFLGTIEPKEKTGVPDPRVEVERALRKPIGTKQLSEIAKPGDKVAIVVDDSTRVTPSYLMVPPLLDELNKAGVKDGDVTVIFGCGTHRAVKPDEMKKLVGEETLKRVRAVNHDCNVKDQVFLGKTSFGTKVYVNKVFADADVKILVGDVDLHYYAGYGGGRKSVLPAVSSAETIQHNHAMLLHPKSRTGVLDGNPVHEDMVEAAKLANVDFILNIVTNSKLELVQAFAGDLELAFYEGVKLVDEMYKVPIDRRADIVVVSPGGHPLDINLYQAYKGVDNALEAVKRGGVIVLVAECPEGHGHDVFHEWMTKLKNLKAMEKEVKKRFRIGGHKAYYLLKALQKAKIIFVSVMPDYYAVNLFKLKTARVVNDALRGAFDIVGKNAKVWAMPLGNLTFPVVKKAE